In the Deinococcus depolymerans genome, one interval contains:
- the rplJ gene encoding 50S ribosomal protein L10, translated as MANDKNQQTLSSLKGSLTGVDTFYVVDYQGLTAGQLGKLRKDIREKGGQLIVAKNTLINLALQDGGRDFADALKGPSAIVVAQEDPAGVAKALSDAAKGNDKGIPAVKAGFVEGNRVDVKVVERLASLGSKQSLQGELVGVLSAHLSNFVGILEAYKTKLEEQA; from the coding sequence GTGGCGAACGACAAGAACCAGCAGACCCTCAGCAGCCTCAAGGGCAGCCTTACGGGCGTCGACACGTTCTACGTGGTCGACTACCAGGGCCTGACCGCCGGCCAGCTGGGCAAACTGCGTAAAGACATCCGCGAGAAGGGCGGGCAGCTGATTGTTGCCAAGAACACCCTGATCAACCTCGCCCTTCAGGACGGCGGCCGTGACTTTGCCGACGCTCTGAAAGGCCCCAGCGCCATCGTTGTCGCCCAGGAAGACCCCGCCGGGGTCGCCAAGGCCCTCAGCGACGCCGCCAAAGGCAACGACAAGGGCATCCCCGCCGTCAAGGCCGGCTTTGTCGAGGGCAACCGCGTCGACGTGAAAGTCGTCGAGCGTCTGGCCAGCCTGGGCAGCAAGCAGAGCCTGCAGGGCGAGCTGGTGGGCGTGCTCAGCGCGCACCTCAGCAACTTCGTGGGCATCCTCGAAGCGTACAAGACCAAACTCGAAGAACAGGCCTGA